In Clostridium sp. DL-VIII, the following proteins share a genomic window:
- a CDS encoding bifunctional adenosylcobinamide kinase/adenosylcobinamide-phosphate guanylyltransferase translates to MNYLIIGGSKSGKSEFGERIALSLNKDKVVYVATMKPYDKEDEKRIHAHIENRKGLNFMTLEKERDLHEIIDNIDSKDTVLIDSITSLLTNEMFFENEIITNVSVNILKGLNKIIAGSKNTIIISDYIFSDAINYDEITEGFKKELALINRELVKICDNVIECSFGNIKYHREKINEKTL, encoded by the coding sequence ATGAATTATTTAATAATTGGTGGATCGAAAAGCGGCAAGTCAGAATTTGGAGAAAGGATAGCTCTAAGTTTAAATAAGGATAAGGTAGTATATGTTGCTACCATGAAGCCTTATGATAAAGAAGATGAGAAAAGAATACATGCACATATAGAAAACAGAAAAGGCTTAAATTTTATGACGCTGGAAAAAGAAAGAGATCTGCATGAAATAATAGACAATATTGATTCTAAGGATACGGTGCTAATTGACAGCATTACATCTCTTTTAACTAATGAAATGTTTTTTGAAAATGAAATAATAACGAATGTGTCAGTTAATATATTAAAAGGATTAAATAAAATAATAGCAGGAAGCAAAAATACTATTATCATAAGTGATTATATTTTTAGCGATGCAATAAATTATGATGAAATAACTGAAGGCTTTAAAAAAGAACTAGCTTTAATAAATAGAGAGTTAGTAAAGATTTGTGATAATGTTATAGAATGCAGCTTTGGAAATATTAAATATCATAGGGAGAAAATCAATGAAAAAACTTTATAA
- a CDS encoding adenosylcobinamide-GDP ribazoletransferase produces MKKLYKGFIMALSMFTVLPTPYVEWDDEGVKNMMKFYPIIGAIVGGIWSVVYYLINILKVSVVLKSTIIMIVPFVITGMLHLDGFMDVCDAILSRRDKEEKLRILKDSKIGAFAVISLLILFFLQFGGIYSIVEKNIHFYILILIPIVSRSTTAYFLLSRTTIKESTLGTYFKKGTNITDRIIMVIALLVMLVAAFAFLKYEGIILELLIILGVTWAVEKCKKEFGGISGDVAGFALVIGEVTGILALAIIL; encoded by the coding sequence ATGAAAAAACTTTATAAAGGATTCATTATGGCATTAAGTATGTTTACTGTACTTCCAACACCATATGTTGAATGGGATGACGAGGGAGTTAAAAATATGATGAAGTTTTATCCCATAATTGGAGCAATTGTTGGAGGAATATGGAGCGTTGTATATTATTTAATTAATATTTTGAAGGTTTCAGTAGTATTAAAAAGTACAATAATCATGATAGTACCATTTGTAATAACAGGAATGCTGCATTTAGATGGATTTATGGATGTTTGCGATGCAATTTTGTCAAGGAGAGATAAAGAAGAAAAACTTAGAATATTGAAGGATTCAAAGATTGGTGCATTTGCAGTAATATCTTTATTAATTTTATTTTTTCTGCAATTTGGTGGCATATATTCTATTGTAGAGAAAAACATTCATTTTTATATACTGATCTTGATTCCAATAGTAAGCAGGTCTACTACAGCGTATTTTTTATTAAGCAGAACTACTATAAAAGAAAGTACCCTAGGAACATATTTTAAAAAAGGAACTAATATTACAGATAGAATTATTATGGTTATAGCATTGTTAGTGATGCTTGTAGCAGCATTTGCTTTCTTGAAATATGAGGGCATTATATTAGAATTATTAATAATCCTTGGAGTTACATGGGCAGTTGAAAAATGTAAAAAAGAATTTGGAGGAATATCAGGTGATGTTGCAGGGTTTGCCCTTGTTATAGGAGAAGTTACAGGAATACTGGCTTTAGCAATAATATTATAA
- a CDS encoding bifunctional adenosylcobinamide kinase/adenosylcobinamide-phosphate guanylyltransferase, with amino-acid sequence MILVFGGSYNGKLEFVKEKYDISNEEIFFCEDENLEFEKKVICGLHMLTRACILKKLDPLEQLKNNMKLLQGKIIICDEINSGIVPMEKLDREWREATGRILQVLSKNSSEVYRIFFGIEEKIK; translated from the coding sequence ATGATCTTAGTCTTTGGCGGATCCTATAATGGGAAGCTTGAATTTGTGAAAGAGAAATATGACATAAGTAATGAAGAAATATTTTTTTGCGAAGATGAGAATTTAGAATTTGAAAAAAAAGTTATATGTGGTCTGCATATGCTTACAAGGGCATGTATTTTAAAGAAATTAGATCCTTTGGAACAGCTAAAGAATAATATGAAGTTATTACAGGGCAAGATAATAATCTGTGACGAAATAAATTCAGGGATAGTTCCAATGGAAAAGTTAGATAGAGAATGGAGAGAAGCAACAGGACGTATATTACAGGTTTTAAGTAAAAATTCTTCAGAAGTATACAGAATATTTTTTGGAATTGAAGAAAAAATTAAGTAA
- a CDS encoding phosphoglycerate mutase family protein, with protein MKKIELYLIRHGKTYCNEKQLYCGKSDVDLSENGIKDLKESLKNVRYPECDFYFTSGAKRANQTLEIICPEKKYNILEHFFEYDFGDFELKGYEELKLLKEYTSWIEDEEEIIKCPNGESRGEFKKRIKEAFISLVKYLAKEEIHSALGVIHGGSIGMILEMLYDDNKKFYEWQPKNGEGYKMIIYMDDDNERFTIDEVRHI; from the coding sequence ATGAAAAAAATAGAATTATATTTAATTAGACATGGAAAAACCTATTGTAATGAAAAACAATTATATTGTGGAAAAAGTGATGTTGATCTAAGTGAAAATGGTATTAAGGATTTAAAGGAAAGTTTAAAAAACGTTAGATATCCAGAGTGTGACTTTTACTTTACAAGTGGAGCTAAAAGGGCAAATCAAACTCTAGAGATTATTTGTCCTGAAAAAAAATATAATATATTAGAACACTTTTTTGAATATGATTTTGGAGATTTTGAGTTAAAAGGATATGAAGAGTTGAAATTACTAAAAGAATATACAAGCTGGATAGAGGATGAGGAAGAAATTATTAAATGTCCAAATGGAGAAAGCAGGGGAGAGTTTAAAAAAAGAATAAAAGAAGCATTTATAAGCCTTGTAAAATATTTAGCTAAAGAGGAGATACATTCAGCACTAGGAGTAATTCATGGTGGAAGTATAGGAATGATACTAGAAATGCTGTATGATGATAATAAGAAATTTTACGAATGGCAGCCTAAGAATGGTGAGGGATATAAGATGATCATTTATATGGATGATGATAATGAAAGATTTACAATAGATGAGGTTAGGCATATTTAA
- a CDS encoding cobalamin biosynthesis protein, whose amino-acid sequence MIELSIGFLLDLIIGDPNNPLHPVRGIGYLTKRLEMIFRKILKKQLKLAGLITWILTIAITFAVTLEISVISKKFNIYFGIIIEGILIYFCISSKALVVEGYKVIKFLLKDDIVGARKQLSFIVGRDTGSLDKEGIIRAVVETIAENMADGVIAPLFYAGIFGAPLAFAYKAVNTMDSMFGYKNDEYMEFGYFPAKLDDIFNYIPARITGILIVMSAAILRYDYKNSYRIFKRDRYNHTSPNSAHPEAAMAGALGVQLGGANYYFGKLVEKPTIGDKIKEINIDHVSKTSKVLYLSSFICFVLILLIRVIIKIY is encoded by the coding sequence ATGATTGAACTTTCAATAGGGTTTTTGCTAGATTTAATAATTGGAGACCCTAATAATCCACTTCACCCTGTAAGGGGAATTGGGTATCTTACTAAAAGATTAGAAATGATATTTAGAAAAATTTTAAAAAAGCAATTAAAACTTGCTGGTCTTATAACTTGGATTTTAACAATTGCAATTACCTTTGCAGTTACTTTGGAAATTAGTGTTATTTCTAAAAAATTTAATATTTATTTTGGAATTATAATAGAAGGAATTTTAATATACTTCTGCATATCCTCAAAGGCTTTAGTAGTTGAAGGATATAAAGTCATTAAATTTTTATTAAAGGATGATATAGTTGGTGCACGAAAGCAGCTTTCCTTTATTGTTGGACGCGATACTGGAAGTTTGGATAAAGAAGGTATAATAAGAGCAGTTGTAGAAACTATAGCAGAAAATATGGCAGATGGAGTAATAGCACCTTTATTTTATGCAGGAATCTTTGGAGCACCTTTAGCTTTTGCCTATAAAGCAGTAAATACTATGGATTCAATGTTTGGTTATAAGAATGATGAATATATGGAATTTGGATACTTTCCAGCAAAATTAGATGATATTTTTAATTATATTCCGGCTAGAATAACAGGAATATTAATTGTGATGTCAGCTGCAATATTAAGATATGATTATAAAAATAGCTATAGGATCTTTAAAAGAGATAGGTATAATCACACAAGTCCAAATAGTGCACATCCGGAGGCAGCAATGGCAGGAGCTTTGGGAGTTCAGCTTGGAGGGGCTAATTACTACTTTGGAAAACTTGTAGAAAAGCCTACAATAGGAGATAAAATTAAGGAAATAAATATTGATCATGTGAGTAAAACATCTAAAGTATTGTATTTATCTTCTTTTATATGTTTTGTTCTTATATTGTTAATTAGAGTGATAATAAAAATATATTAA
- the cobD gene encoding threonine-phosphate decarboxylase CobD, which yields MASFGHGGNAKEISRKNKLEYDKIIDFSANINPLGMADSIRKEIIENLNKIEKYPDITYFELKAAISKFENVNAENIILGNGAAEVLFNVVRGIKPKNALVLAPTFSEYEEAIRAVNGEITYYKLMEKNDFHIQEDILDYINSKLDLIFICNPNNPTGVITSKDLLTKILFKAKQNNVIVIIDESFLDFIEEDLSMVSYINEYYNLVIIKSLTKFFALPGLRIGYGLCKSSILKEELEKITPAWNINVLAEVAVKSGLNDKEYISQSRKCLISEREYLYKELKHINELKVYEPSVNFILLKTLIEVDLKNELLKKNILIRSCSNYNGLNDSYYRIAVRNHEENLILIKNLKKIFEGNGKRE from the coding sequence ATGGCAAGCTTTGGGCATGGAGGAAATGCAAAAGAAATAAGTAGAAAAAATAAGCTAGAATACGATAAAATAATTGATTTTTCAGCTAATATAAATCCTCTAGGAATGGCGGATAGTATAAGAAAAGAAATTATAGAGAATTTGAATAAAATTGAAAAATATCCTGATATAACTTACTTTGAACTTAAGGCTGCAATTAGTAAATTTGAAAATGTAAATGCAGAGAATATAATATTAGGAAATGGTGCGGCAGAAGTATTATTTAATGTGGTTAGAGGAATTAAGCCTAAAAACGCACTTGTCTTGGCACCTACTTTTTCGGAATATGAAGAAGCAATAAGAGCTGTAAATGGCGAGATTACTTATTATAAATTAATGGAAAAAAATGATTTTCATATACAAGAGGATATTTTAGATTATATAAATAGCAAATTAGATCTAATATTCATATGCAATCCCAATAATCCAACAGGAGTTATAACTTCAAAAGATTTATTAACAAAAATTCTATTTAAAGCAAAACAAAATAATGTTATTGTTATAATAGATGAATCTTTTTTAGATTTTATAGAAGAAGATTTATCGATGGTTTCATACATAAATGAATATTATAATTTAGTTATAATAAAGTCATTAACAAAATTCTTTGCTCTTCCAGGCCTAAGAATTGGTTATGGACTATGTAAAAGCTCTATTTTAAAAGAAGAGTTAGAGAAGATAACTCCGGCCTGGAATATAAATGTTTTAGCTGAAGTAGCTGTAAAATCAGGGCTTAATGATAAAGAATATATAAGCCAATCCAGAAAATGCTTAATAAGTGAAAGAGAATATTTATATAAAGAATTAAAACACATTAATGAATTAAAGGTATATGAACCAAGTGTAAACTTTATTCTCCTTAAAACACTTATTGAAGTTGATTTAAAGAATGAACTTTTAAAAAAGAATATTTTAATTAGAAGTTGTAGCAATTATAATGGTTTAAATGATAGTTATTATAGAATTGCGGTAAGAAACCATGAAGAAAATCTTATATTAATAAAGAATTTAAAGAAAATATTTGAAGGAAATGGAAAAAGAGAGTAA
- a CDS encoding cobyric acid synthase yields MDKKSIMFLGTASSVGKSTLVTALCRYLKNLGVKVAPFKALNISVNSYVTKDGLEMGKSQIVQAEACKVEPNALMNPILLKPSGDYTQVIVKGNVFCRIEPYKYKELTETLKMQVKESYEKLSEDYDIIVLEGSGSCAEINLKDGDISNMSMAEIADAPVILVSDIDRGGVFASIVGTIQLLSESERKRIQGVIINKFRGDMKLFKPAIKQLEEIINIPVLGVMPYEKFDIEDEDSETERIGNNQEEGIVDIAIVRLSHMSNFTDFNVLEGMPGVTVRYITKPNELKNPNLIIIPGTKNTIEDLRNIKENKLFDKIKEAKENGTPIFGICEGYQMLGTLILDKLGVEGNICQEDGFGFLDIKTRFNEAKITKQTQGKILCDLNLIKSIEGIIIKGYEIHNGISKVGKKVMPFITDLDGTIVGVCDKEKMVAGTYLNGIFDSEKFMTSFVKSLRDKSSIKLSEEVIIQKINEYKDSEYDKLAKVFEENIDIYKLRDIMNI; encoded by the coding sequence ATGGATAAAAAAAGTATAATGTTTTTAGGTACAGCGTCTTCTGTTGGGAAAAGTACTTTAGTAACAGCCCTATGTAGATATTTGAAAAATTTAGGTGTAAAAGTAGCTCCTTTTAAGGCTTTAAATATTTCAGTGAATTCCTATGTCACAAAAGATGGATTGGAAATGGGAAAATCACAAATAGTACAAGCAGAAGCTTGTAAAGTTGAACCAAATGCTTTAATGAATCCAATATTATTAAAACCTAGTGGGGATTATACACAAGTAATTGTAAAAGGAAATGTCTTTTGTAGAATCGAGCCATATAAATATAAAGAACTTACTGAGACTTTAAAAATGCAAGTTAAAGAATCTTATGAAAAATTAAGTGAAGACTATGATATAATTGTATTAGAAGGTTCTGGAAGTTGTGCTGAAATAAATCTAAAAGATGGTGATATTTCCAATATGTCTATGGCTGAAATAGCAGATGCACCAGTAATTTTAGTCTCAGATATTGATAGGGGTGGAGTTTTTGCTTCAATTGTTGGAACTATTCAATTATTATCTGAGTCAGAAAGAAAAAGGATTCAAGGTGTAATAATAAATAAGTTTAGAGGAGACATGAAGTTATTTAAACCTGCAATAAAACAGCTTGAAGAAATTATAAATATTCCTGTACTTGGAGTTATGCCCTATGAAAAGTTCGATATTGAAGATGAAGATAGTGAAACTGAGAGAATAGGAAATAATCAAGAAGAAGGAATTGTAGATATAGCTATCGTTAGACTTTCACATATGTCAAATTTCACAGATTTTAATGTTTTAGAGGGAATGCCAGGAGTAACAGTTAGATATATAACTAAACCAAACGAGCTAAAGAATCCGAATTTAATAATAATACCTGGAACCAAAAATACAATTGAAGATTTAAGAAATATAAAGGAAAATAAGCTCTTTGATAAGATAAAAGAAGCTAAAGAAAATGGAACTCCTATATTTGGTATATGTGAGGGGTATCAAATGCTTGGAACTTTAATTCTTGATAAGTTAGGAGTTGAAGGAAACATTTGCCAGGAGGATGGCTTTGGTTTTTTGGACATAAAGACAAGATTTAATGAGGCGAAAATTACAAAGCAGACTCAGGGAAAAATTTTATGTGATCTTAATTTAATAAAATCTATAGAAGGCATTATAATAAAAGGTTATGAAATTCACAATGGAATAAGCAAGGTTGGAAAAAAAGTGATGCCATTTATAACTGATTTGGATGGAACTATCGTAGGAGTATGTGATAAAGAAAAGATGGTTGCAGGAACATATCTTAATGGCATATTTGATTCGGAAAAATTTATGACTTCGTTTGTAAAATCGTTAAGAGATAAGAGTAGCATAAAACTTTCAGAGGAAGTAATCATTCAAAAGATAAATGAATATAAGGATAGCGAATATGATAAATTAGCTAAGGTATTTGAAGAAAATATCGATATATATAAATTAAGAGACATAATGAATATATAG
- a CDS encoding HD domain-containing phosphohydrolase, with protein sequence MDHIIIVDDNALNLKFAEQALKPYYKITLLTSAAQTMKFLSKFTPDLILLDINMPNINGYELFSTIKSIDRLKKIPIIFLTALNDIESELKCLRLGALDFISKPFVPELMLSRIRLHLELTAYRKNLEVLAAEKTKTIEKLQDSMVVGLAELVECRDGETGGHIKRTAKYLEILVNAMLKAGLYTDILTEEYIHNIIRSAPLHDIGKIGISDSILLKQGDFDKNERDYMKQHTTLGGMALQKVIDATDGENFLYVARDMALCHHEKWDGTGYPSGISGYSIPLCARIMAVADVYDALTSKRPYKKPFPHSKAVDIIINSSGTHFEPCLVEVFESVSNSFNNISQLYNQKLEI encoded by the coding sequence ATGGATCATATCATAATTGTAGATGATAATGCACTAAATTTGAAGTTTGCAGAGCAAGCTTTGAAACCATATTATAAAATTACTTTGCTTACTTCTGCTGCTCAAACAATGAAATTTTTATCAAAATTCACTCCAGATTTAATATTGCTTGATATTAATATGCCTAATATTAATGGATATGAACTATTTAGCACAATAAAATCGATTGATAGATTAAAGAAAATACCTATAATATTTTTAACGGCTTTAAATGATATCGAAAGTGAGCTAAAATGCCTTAGACTTGGTGCTTTAGATTTTATTAGTAAACCTTTTGTTCCTGAATTAATGCTAAGCAGAATTAGACTTCATTTGGAACTTACAGCTTATAGAAAAAATCTTGAAGTTCTTGCTGCCGAAAAGACAAAAACCATAGAAAAACTTCAAGATAGTATGGTTGTAGGTCTTGCAGAATTAGTTGAATGTAGAGATGGTGAAACAGGTGGTCATATTAAAAGAACTGCTAAGTATCTTGAAATTTTAGTAAATGCCATGCTTAAAGCCGGACTTTATACGGATATTCTGACAGAAGAGTATATTCATAATATCATTCGTTCCGCTCCACTTCATGATATTGGGAAAATAGGAATTTCTGATAGCATTCTTTTAAAGCAAGGTGACTTTGATAAAAATGAACGTGATTATATGAAACAACATACAACATTAGGCGGTATGGCACTTCAGAAAGTTATTGATGCAACGGATGGTGAAAATTTTTTATATGTAGCAAGAGATATGGCCCTTTGCCATCATGAAAAATGGGATGGAACCGGCTATCCATCTGGTATTTCTGGTTACTCCATCCCTCTATGTGCTCGAATTATGGCTGTTGCTGACGTCTATGACGCTCTAACCTCAAAACGTCCTTATAAGAAACCATTTCCTCACTCAAAAGCAGTAGATATAATTATAAATTCTTCAGGAACTCATTTTGAGCCTTGCCTTGTAGAGGTATTTGAATCCGTAAGTAATTCATTTAATAACATCTCACAATTATATAATCAAAAATTAGAGATATAG
- the ytaF gene encoding sporulation membrane protein YtaF, producing MLESLLLVSSLCIDSFVASIAYGTSKIRIPPLCILIINLVCTLTLACSLFIGSIFKNLLPGNIPMLLGFFLLMLLGIYRLFEYIFKAYIFKCSKSDRPLTFKLFDFQFVLQVYADEIKADFDNSKCLNVKESFYLALALSLDSLTVGIGSSLCNINYIQVLILCFIMGTLLVSIGVFLGRRFAQKIHFELSWLSGVLLILLAILRVLK from the coding sequence ATGCTCGAATCTCTATTATTAGTATCCTCTTTATGTATAGATTCTTTTGTTGCAAGCATTGCTTATGGTACATCAAAAATTCGTATTCCGCCTCTATGTATACTAATAATTAACTTAGTCTGTACCCTTACTCTTGCTTGTTCCTTATTTATTGGATCTATATTTAAAAACCTTCTTCCAGGTAATATTCCAATGCTTTTAGGTTTTTTTCTTTTAATGCTGCTTGGGATATATAGATTATTTGAATATATTTTTAAAGCATATATTTTTAAATGTTCAAAATCTGACAGGCCTCTCACTTTTAAACTTTTTGATTTTCAATTTGTTTTACAGGTATATGCAGATGAAATTAAGGCTGATTTTGATAACTCTAAATGTTTAAATGTTAAGGAATCTTTTTATTTAGCCTTAGCTTTATCTCTAGATAGTCTTACCGTAGGAATTGGTTCAAGCTTATGCAATATCAATTACATTCAAGTTCTTATTTTATGCTTTATCATGGGAACTCTTTTAGTATCCATCGGCGTTTTTCTCGGAAGAAGATTCGCACAAAAAATTCATTTCGAATTATCCTGGTTATCCGGAGTACTACTCATATTATTAGCAATACTTAGAGTTTTAAAGTAA
- the yidA gene encoding sugar-phosphatase: MYKLIALDMDGTLLTTDKRVSEKNKAAIKEAEAKGVKIVLASGRPLIGITKYLNELDLLKDDDYVLSFNGGLVQNTKTQKVVSKLPLKGRDLKNIYRISKELNINIHAFSAKDGLITPKISQYTEHEADINGIEINIRDFNEIDDEEDIIKVMMIDPQEILDPAIKKLPAELYEKYSVFKSAPFFLEFTNKEVDKGLGLKKLGEYLGIKKEEIIACGDAGNDLSMVKYAGLGVAMENATKEVKEAANFITTSNDEDGIANVIEKFILNESV, encoded by the coding sequence ATGTATAAACTAATTGCACTAGATATGGATGGAACACTACTTACAACAGATAAGAGAGTTTCAGAAAAAAACAAAGCAGCGATAAAGGAAGCGGAGGCAAAGGGAGTAAAGATAGTATTAGCATCAGGGAGACCTCTAATTGGAATAACTAAATATTTAAATGAGCTTGATTTATTAAAAGATGACGATTATGTACTTAGCTTTAATGGAGGATTAGTTCAAAATACGAAGACTCAGAAAGTTGTATCTAAACTTCCATTAAAAGGAAGGGATTTGAAGAATATATATAGGATTAGCAAAGAGCTTAATATTAATATTCATGCATTTTCTGCAAAAGATGGATTGATCACACCTAAAATCAGTCAATATACAGAACATGAGGCAGATATAAATGGAATTGAAATTAATATAAGAGATTTTAATGAAATTGATGATGAAGAAGATATTATAAAAGTTATGATGATAGACCCACAAGAAATATTAGATCCAGCTATAAAAAAATTACCAGCTGAACTTTATGAGAAGTACAGTGTATTTAAAAGTGCACCATTTTTCTTAGAGTTTACCAATAAAGAAGTAGATAAAGGACTTGGGCTTAAGAAACTTGGCGAGTATCTTGGAATAAAGAAGGAAGAAATTATAGCCTGTGGAGATGCAGGAAATGATTTATCAATGGTAAAATATGCTGGGCTTGGAGTTGCTATGGAGAATGCAACCAAAGAAGTTAAGGAGGCTGCAAACTTTATTACTACATCAAATGACGAAGATGGTATTGCAAATGTAATAGAAAAATTTATTTTAAATGAATCTGTATAA
- a CDS encoding HD domain-containing phosphohydrolase — MRLVPIESVKPNTVLGKTLYDVEGRVLLRAGVVLRENTIAKIKEINILSIYIVDKYSNEEIEDIIKPEIRQKTIMTIKEAFSNIGRLNSGDALRNKESDYTWQEQSYFYNIGKMAVSIVEDILKRKDVLLALVDIRSMNNYTYSHSVNVAVISLTIGIAFQFPKKKLEALCIGALIHDIGKSMLPKEILWKQNSHCELTEEEEELVKNHPRLGYKYLSNTYNINSLSKIVVLQHHERIDGKGYPDGLSKENIVDLSNIVSIANAYDNLSTDLPGKRAMFPSDVLEYLMSNAGTMFDHDIVNVFCKIVIPYPKGTIVELSTGETAIVEETKPGFPLRPTVRIIESSRVSRIDDKTELIKEISIVITRVKHQLE; from the coding sequence GTGAGATTAGTCCCGATTGAAAGCGTAAAACCTAATACAGTGCTAGGCAAAACATTATATGATGTTGAGGGAAGAGTTTTACTTAGAGCTGGAGTTGTTTTAAGAGAAAATACAATTGCAAAGATAAAAGAGATAAATATTTTATCTATATATATAGTTGATAAATATAGCAATGAAGAAATTGAAGATATCATTAAGCCGGAAATAAGGCAGAAGACAATTATGACTATAAAAGAGGCTTTCTCAAATATAGGAAGGCTTAATAGCGGTGATGCATTAAGAAATAAAGAGAGCGATTATACGTGGCAGGAGCAAAGTTATTTTTATAATATAGGAAAAATGGCAGTCAGCATAGTTGAAGATATATTGAAACGCAAAGACGTATTACTTGCACTGGTGGATATAAGAAGTATGAATAATTATACGTATTCACACTCAGTAAATGTTGCTGTAATTTCACTTACAATAGGAATTGCATTTCAATTTCCAAAGAAGAAGCTAGAGGCACTTTGCATAGGAGCTTTGATTCATGATATTGGAAAGTCAATGTTACCAAAAGAGATTTTGTGGAAACAGAATAGTCACTGTGAACTGACTGAAGAAGAGGAAGAACTAGTAAAGAACCACCCGAGGCTTGGATATAAATATCTATCAAACACATATAACATAAATAGTTTAAGCAAGATAGTGGTTTTGCAGCATCATGAAAGAATTGATGGTAAAGGTTACCCAGATGGTTTAAGCAAAGAAAATATCGTTGATTTAAGTAATATTGTAAGTATTGCAAATGCTTATGATAATTTATCAACAGATTTGCCAGGAAAGAGGGCAATGTTTCCAAGTGATGTTTTAGAATATTTGATGTCTAATGCCGGAACAATGTTTGACCATGATATTGTCAATGTTTTTTGCAAAATAGTTATCCCATATCCAAAAGGAACTATAGTAGAGCTAAGCACAGGTGAAACAGCTATAGTTGAGGAAACGAAACCAGGCTTTCCCTTAAGGCCAACAGTAAGAATAATTGAAAGCTCTAGAGTAAGCAGAATTGATGATAAAACTGAATTGATTAAAGAAATTTCAATTGTAATTACTAGAGTAAAACAT